TTATTAGAAAATTAGCTGAAAATTACTAGAAAATCTTCATATTTCTCCACTATTGTTGATACAATCTTCATATAATGAATAAATATGTGTCTGCCAACATCAGTGACAACATTTGAATTGATAATTATTCTGTTTGGGACCTTCTATAGCCTCTTACTAGTGGTTAATCTAAGAAAGTCACTTTTAAGAaaatcgtttttttttctctgggaCAGGTAATCTTTGAAGGGCTGTAAAATCAAAAAGCTATGAGATCCAACTTGCTATCATATAGAAATATACTCTAGAGATACATAGGTTTCAGAAAAATATAGTGAGAATTTGCCCCCCCAAGTGGGCCCGACAACCCCCTTTTGGGCTCTTGGCTCACGGCCTAAAAGACGAAGGAAAGTTGTAGTGATATAGTTTTTTACCGCTCTAACCGCTTTAACCACTTTAAGCTTGAACATTTGAACTTGGAAAACAATTACTTTAGTTTACTTATTGGAATCCTTTATGTTGAGCCTTTATACTTGGATTATTTAGCTTTACTTTGGATAACAAACAATTTGGATTGCTTCACTGTGTGCCACCTGCTTGTCTGCCTGCCATTGCTCCCTTCTCCTGCCTGCTACTTACCTGCTTGCCTCCATCTTGAACATCTTCATCCATCTTGACCAAGGTATGAAAAACAGCTGTACACAGTGTTTTAAGATAAGCGCGTGACAACAACTATACAACACCTACCCTTTGAAGTTTGAACTGAATCGAAACTGACACTCACAGTAGCACCAGCTTTTCTGTGTCAAAGCCAGTGCTTTGTTGgtcaaaacagaaagaaacaatTCTAAATCAGGCACTAGCCTACAATTCAGTGCCTAAACTcttttgttggaaaaaaaaataacccgATGAAATATGAGCTTTAGAGACATGTTGCTCATCATCTTTGCATAACATTTATGcatacattttctatacctgcttaatgcAATTAAGAGTCGCAGagtggctggagcctatcccagttacTAAAGGGTGAAAGGCAGGGAACACCCTGAATGGGTCACCAGTCTATCACCGGGCCAACACGGAAACAGACAAGAAAAACTACCATAcatactcacactcactctaaagccctattcggacgggactagtttaatggggggacctggggtaaagtaataataaccgggaaatctagtcccgtctgaacgcgccatgtcagtaaagatagcggagtatgtcggtaaactttgccgagaattctacctcctgtgaaacggtccggagtatctaccataggtaatactaagcccgtgcgaatgcgaccttcggtaataagtacggaatatgtcgtcacatccttttaaagagagaaacaattaggtgtgtctgtttgcaaacatggaggttctggatgaaagcgctgcttgcaagcacgcatggtcggcgccatgtctgtttacagatggggtttacggaagtgaaatgaagacgtgcatagcatccaggatgtgacggttgtgcgtaaccaacaactcctcccatgttagatgaatattacaggtaTTTCTTGTCCcatccgaattggtcatttcttctccctggcgtcgtctggttaaccaacattaccatacgtccccccattgaactagtcccgtctgAATAGGGCTTAAGGATCAAATAAGAATCCCCTATCAACCGaacataaaaaatttaaaaaaaactctgtcACCAAACCATCTTCCAATTACCTAcagaaattaaataataaatagacAGGATAACTCAGTGACATCACATTCAGCAGGGCTTACACATCTAGATGGTCTATATAAAGACATCAGCCATACTTCACTCGTTTCCTGACTGGTTAAAGTGGAGTCTGAAGGGACCTTGCTGAGGtgggaaaacatttttctttctcctccatCATTCACATTGCAGCTATGAGCCTGTGTTAGtgcttgttttatgtttttatgtgaatctaaTATTTAAAAACAGGTTTTCTGCAACTGTTGGAATAGAAATGTTTTCTCTTCAAAGATTTGCTCCATGAATTCCTCATCTTATGACTACAACGTGTCGAGCAGTGTGGGCTATCGAGACTCTGCGAGCACAGCTGTGGCCAAAAATGTGATGGTCCTGGCTCTTGGTCTCACTATTAACTACATCAATGGCACACTGATTCACACTTTCAGAAAACACCAGGTAAGAATTTATTGTAATTCTTCATGTCTTTATAAAGTCGTCATTGTAGTTATCATCATGTGTAGTCTGTGGAAGACACCAGATGAATTAACATACTCAAAAAGAgatgtttcttttctctctttcagatATTTTACGTGAATCCTCGTTACATCCTGTTCATCCATCTGGTGTTGAACGATATGATCCAGCTCACTGCAACTATCAGCCTTTTTGTCTTAAGTTATGTTTTTTATAAGATCCACGCTTCCCTCTGCTGCTTCATTATTACTTTTGCTGCTTTCACCACCCTTAACACTCCCTTAAATTTAGCTGTGATGGCAGTAGAGTGTTAcatagctgtttgtttacctctgcgacACCCTCAGCTCTGTACCATTAAGAGAACATATATTTTGATCGGCTGTATTTGGGCTTTGAGCGCACTGTCAGTTCTACCAGACATCTTCCTTGTTCTAGCAACAGAGCCTACACGCTTATTTTACTCCACAATATATTGTGATATGGATAATATGTTCAGACAACCAATAAGTTTAGAAAAGAGAGATGTTTCTTACCTAATTTATCTAAGTGGCGTTTGGCTCACCCTCCTCTACACCTACTTCAGGATCTTCTTTGCTGCCAAAGCTGCTAATTCAGTAGATGGAAATATAAAGAAAGCCAGGAACACAATCCTGCTCCATGGTTTCCAGCTAATGTTGAGTATGTTAACTTTTTTAACCCCTCTTTTAAATAAAGCTTTCATGAACTGGTTCCCTAAATATTACATACAAGCACTCTTTGTTTGCTACATCATCATTCAGATTTTCCCCAGGTTTATCAGTCCAATTGTGTATGGGCTACGAGACAAGACATTTAAACAGTACATGAGAAAGTATCTGCTGTgtacaaagaaaaaaggaataCCATAGCTTTCAGAGAAATGTTAACTGCTGTATAAGATATCAAACTTCAGCATCATATAAGAAGACATCTGGAGAGTgtgtaaagagaaaaaagaaacagtgattcctttgtttgttttcattttattgcagTATTTGTGTTTTGTAGTCTGATTAATCAGTTTTTAACATCTTTTTAACAAGATCACAGACAAAAAGGACCATCCAGACTAAACTCACAAGTCTAAAACCAGGCTCTGGACCTGGACTATGGACTTGTATCTGTGCCCTTGACAAAGCTCATTTGCATTTCTGCGATGGCAGCCTCTTTACAGAGAGGAACAATGAGATTTTATAGCAATATTTGATCTCTTCTAGACGACTTTTCAGGCATTTTTCAACTAGGCAATGCAATACCACACTCTGCACTTATTACAAAGAcatggctgaggaagaagagggtgtGGGTACAGGACTGGCCCACCTGCAGTCCTGACCTGTCCCCAAAATAGGATGTGCGAAGaatttttaaacaaacaaataagaataagaaCATGTTTTACGTTTAGTCAGAAGGAATGGAAACATTACAACCTGGTAAAAGCTTTACTgccacaacttttttttaaatatactttATATAAACATGATATATCTTGGGTTTTTACTGTATATGATAAAAGTGTAAGACTTGGTGCACTTTTTTTGCCCGTCTTCGTTTTCTATACATTTTCCAATCTTTTTCTGATTGAGTGTTGTTGACAGACAAGAGTAAAGAGCAAATAGATATTGCTAGTTTTAATTGTGCTGGTGCAGTGGGCACAAAATAATGGAACTCTAAAAAAATTTAGATAATTCTCTCTTCTTAACCAACACAGGCGAGCAGTTTGTACGTGCTCTGCATTCGCAACTGAAAATTTCTCATTCGTGACCAACATTTTGCTATTTTACCACAGACTGCAGGCTTTTGATGTAGACTACTTTTTAATCCCAAAATCATTGCTTTTGTACTCTTCATGCTTAGAAataatgttcatattttatttctaCCCTCCACTTATTAGACTGTGGAAAGTCATATTTCAGGAAAATAAGAAATGAGGGAATACATTAACATATAAGTAttgaagcaaaaaaataaataaaggagatGAAGAGTGCCACCAACAGATGGGACAACATGAAAAATGTTGACatatcagatcagatcagatgaCAGATCAGATTGTACGCATTTCGATCTGATTTCATGTCGTTAAAGCTAACCAACAttcattttattctttaaaagaaaagaaaatgattcaATTGTTGGatgaaaatccaaagattttttTGGCCAGGCTGGGTTAGGACTCCACTTTTAAAGGATCCCAACAATGTCCTTCTTGAAATGTACAATAAATGCCAACAATAAAGAATCCCTTATTTGACAAAATTGAATCCCAAAACTTAAACATTACATTACTAGTTaggacgctgtgacgctttgcggtaagacgtgttgcatcacttcctgttaccttgcttgtgcactgtggaatttcttgctccgcttggagtactgttaatcactttatttcgatctataacttgcacaattttgcatagttaaactctatagcttaccgttctgttctaacacactcctacagatctttattctcactt
The Odontesthes bonariensis isolate fOdoBon6 chromosome 3, fOdoBon6.hap1, whole genome shotgun sequence DNA segment above includes these coding regions:
- the LOC142377012 gene encoding odorant receptor 131-2-like; amino-acid sequence: MNSSSYDYNVSSSVGYRDSASTAVAKNVMVLALGLTINYINGTLIHTFRKHQIFYVNPRYILFIHLVLNDMIQLTATISLFVLSYVFYKIHASLCCFIITFAAFTTLNTPLNLAVMAVECYIAVCLPLRHPQLCTIKRTYILIGCIWALSALSVLPDIFLVLATEPTRLFYSTIYCDMDNMFRQPISLEKRDVSYLIYLSGVWLTLLYTYFRIFFAAKAANSVDGNIKKARNTILLHGFQLMLSMLTFLTPLLNKAFMNWFPKYYIQALFVCYIIIQIFPRFISPIVYGLRDKTFKQYMRKYLLCTKKKGIP